The region GATCGCCCCGTTCGTGCTGCCGCTGGCGGTGACGCTGTTCGTGTTCATCCTGATCGCGAACTGGCTCTCGGTTTTCCCGGTGCAGTACACCGACTCCTCCGGTGCGATTCACGAGCTGATCAAGCCGCCGGCTTCAGATATCAACTTCGTGCTGGCGCTGGCCCTGTTCGTGTTCATCTGCTATCACGCCGCAGGCATCTGGCGTCGCGGCATCATCGGCCACCCGGTGAAACTGCTCAAGGGCCACGTCACCCTGCTGGCGCCGATCAACCTGGTCGAAGAGCTGGCCAAGCCGATCTCGTTGTCGCTCCGACTCTTTGGCAACATCTTCGCCGGCGGCATCCTGGTCGCGCTGATCGCGCTGTTCCCGCCGTACATCCTGTGGCTGCCCAACGCGATCTGGAAGAGCTTCGACTTGTTCGTCGGCGCGATCCAGGCGTTCATCTTCGCGCTGCTGACGATCTTGTACTTCAGCCAATCGATGGAGCTCGAAGAGGACCATCACTGAGCCGACCCGAATAAGCAGGACCCACAACCTGGTAGGACCACTGCCAGTTATCAAGGAGGATAAGGAATGGACCCCACAATCGCTGCCGGCGCCCTCATCGGTGGTGGACTGATCATGGCCGGCGGCGCAATCGGCGCCGGTATCGGTGACGGTATTGCGGGTAATGCGCTGATCGCGGGCATCGCCCGTCAGCCGGAGGCACAGGGCCGACTGTTCACGCCGTTCTTCATCACGGTTGGTCTGGTCGAGGCCGCCTACTTCATCAACCTGGCGTTCATGGCGCTGTTCGTGTTCGCCACCCCGGTTGGCTAATGCCGAACATGGCTGACCCGAACGTCGTCCTTCTGGCGGCCGAGGAAGGTGGGGGAGGTACCAGCAACTTCCTCATCCCCAACGGCACGTTCTTCTTCGTGCTGATCATCTTCTTGATCGTGCTCGGAGTCATCGGCAAGTGGGTTGTCCCGCCTGTCTCGAAGGTGCTGAACGAACGCGACGCGATGGTGAAGCAGACCGTCGAGGACAGCCGCAAGGCAGCAGACCAGTTCACCGCCGCCGACAAGGACTATCAGGCGGAGATGGCGAAGGCACGCGGCGAGGCCTCCAAACTTCGTGACGAGGCGCGAGCCGAAGGACGAAAGGTGTTGGAGGACATGCGGGGCCGAGCCTCCGATGAGGTGTCGTCGACGCTGCAGCAGGCCGAGTCGGAGTTGAAGGATCAAGCCCTCTCCATCCAGGCAGACCTGCGGTCGTCGGTCGACACGTTGTCCTCCACCCTGGCCAGCCGGGTGCTCGGCGTCGAAATCAACGCGGCCACAACGGCCCCGGGACGGTAAGGGCAATGTCGACATTCATCGGTCAGCTCGTCGGGTTCGCGCTCATCGTGTTCCTGGTGGTGCGCTACGTCGTGCCGCCGGTGCGCCGGATGATGGCCAACCAGCAGGAGACTGTGCGCAAGCAGTTGGCGGACAGCGCCGAGGCCAAGAAGCGGTTGAACGAGGCCGAGAAGGCGCACGAAAAGGCCCTCGAGCGGGCCAAGGCTGAGGCCAAGCAGGTGACCGAGGAGGCCCGGGTCGACGCCCAGCGCATCATCGAGCAGCTGCACGCTCAAGCCGATGCCGAGGTCGAGCGAATCAAAGTGCAAGGCGCCCAGCAGGTTCAGCTGCTTCGCGCCCAGTTGGTTCGCCAGCTGCGCGGTGACCTCGGCGCCGAATCGGTCCGCCGTGCCGGCGAGTTGGTCAGGGACCATGTCGCAGACGCTGATGCGCAGGCGGCCACCGTCGACCGATTCATCGACGAACTCGACGCGATGGCGCCGTCGGAAGCAGTCATCGAAGACCGTGCGACCGCGCGCCTTCGGTCTGCAAGCCGGGAGTCGCTGGCGGCGCTGGT is a window of Mycobacterium sp. 3519A DNA encoding:
- the atpB gene encoding F0F1 ATP synthase subunit A; translated protein: MTETFHAEAAIEVGHHETAHWFGLTVNTDTVLATAIAAVIVLALAFFLRAKVTSTGVPGGVQLFWEAITVQTRDQIEGAIGMKIAPFVLPLAVTLFVFILIANWLSVFPVQYTDSSGAIHELIKPPASDINFVLALALFVFICYHAAGIWRRGIIGHPVKLLKGHVTLLAPINLVEELAKPISLSLRLFGNIFAGGILVALIALFPPYILWLPNAIWKSFDLFVGAIQAFIFALLTILYFSQSMELEEDHH
- a CDS encoding F0F1 ATP synthase subunit C — encoded protein: MDPTIAAGALIGGGLIMAGGAIGAGIGDGIAGNALIAGIARQPEAQGRLFTPFFITVGLVEAAYFINLAFMALFVFATPVG
- a CDS encoding F0F1 ATP synthase subunit B, giving the protein MADPNVVLLAAEEGGGGTSNFLIPNGTFFFVLIIFLIVLGVIGKWVVPPVSKVLNERDAMVKQTVEDSRKAADQFTAADKDYQAEMAKARGEASKLRDEARAEGRKVLEDMRGRASDEVSSTLQQAESELKDQALSIQADLRSSVDTLSSTLASRVLGVEINAATTAPGR